From one Chitinivorax tropicus genomic stretch:
- a CDS encoding homoserine kinase, which yields MSVFTPVSAAQMAERLKNYSIGSLVELQGILAGIENTNYFLTTTHGRYVLTLFEKLKLHELPFYINLMAHLAKHGVACPAPIADVRDTYLAELNGRPSCIVTCLKGEAVMAPEALHCAQIGEVLAEMHMAGQTYDGRMSNPRGPAWWTATAPEVYPYMSADAVHVLRDEVRFQSRHRFDKLPTGAIHADLFRDNVLFDGDRIGGVIDFYFACNDLLLYDVAITVNDWCVTDDGDIDSDKARALLASYHAIRPFRDEEADNWGVMLRAAALRFWVSRLYDFHKPRPSELNKPKDPAHFERVLKKHVARDPSKLWL from the coding sequence ATGTCTGTATTCACACCTGTCAGTGCGGCCCAGATGGCCGAGCGGCTCAAGAATTATTCCATCGGAAGCTTGGTCGAGCTTCAAGGTATCCTGGCCGGCATTGAAAACACCAACTATTTTCTGACCACGACACACGGTCGCTATGTGCTGACTTTGTTCGAAAAGCTCAAGCTTCATGAGCTGCCGTTCTATATCAATCTGATGGCGCATCTGGCCAAGCACGGCGTGGCCTGCCCCGCGCCGATCGCGGATGTCCGTGATACGTATCTGGCCGAGCTGAATGGGCGGCCTTCATGTATCGTGACCTGCCTGAAGGGCGAAGCCGTGATGGCACCCGAGGCTTTGCATTGTGCCCAGATCGGTGAGGTGTTGGCCGAGATGCACATGGCGGGCCAGACTTACGATGGTCGGATGTCCAATCCGCGCGGCCCAGCCTGGTGGACAGCCACTGCGCCCGAGGTCTACCCCTATATGTCTGCCGATGCCGTGCATGTGTTGCGAGACGAGGTGCGTTTCCAGTCGCGCCATCGTTTTGACAAGTTGCCTACTGGCGCCATCCATGCAGATCTGTTCCGGGACAATGTATTGTTTGACGGAGATCGCATCGGCGGCGTGATCGATTTCTACTTCGCGTGCAACGATCTGTTGCTTTATGACGTAGCTATCACCGTCAATGACTGGTGTGTCACTGATGATGGCGATATCGACTCAGACAAAGCCAGGGCGCTACTGGCCTCCTATCACGCAATCCGGCCTTTCCGTGATGAAGAGGCCGATAATTGGGGCGTGATGTTGCGTGCGGCGGCGCTACGGTTCTGGGTGTCTCGACTCTATGACTTCCACAAACCACGGCCATCCGAACTCAATAAACCCAAAGATCCGGCCCATTTCGAGCGCGTGTTGAAAAAACATGTCGCACGCGACCCTTCGAAATTATGGCTCTAG
- a CDS encoding sigma-70 family RNA polymerase sigma factor, which yields MALDLAQLAVHRSYLVRYAMLQLRDETQAEDVVQETLLAALQANFSGQSSIKTWLTGILKHKIIDLIRKKSREPGLPDDFSDVVDTGDFDPLFSDSHHWDKESMPHSWDQTAQSIEDRQFWAVYEACSQQMPKRVALVFSLREVMGLEIDEICKRLEITSTNCSVILYRARMSLRLCLEKNWFGIAGRDAS from the coding sequence ATGGCTCTAGACTTGGCCCAACTGGCAGTGCACCGATCGTATCTGGTGCGCTACGCCATGCTGCAATTACGTGACGAAACCCAGGCTGAAGATGTGGTGCAAGAAACACTGTTGGCCGCGTTGCAGGCGAATTTCTCCGGGCAGTCGTCGATCAAGACCTGGCTGACCGGCATTCTCAAGCATAAGATCATTGATCTGATCCGTAAGAAAAGCCGTGAACCGGGCCTGCCGGATGATTTCTCAGACGTGGTGGATACGGGCGATTTCGACCCGCTTTTCAGCGACAGCCATCATTGGGACAAGGAATCGATGCCCCATAGCTGGGACCAGACGGCGCAGTCGATCGAGGATCGTCAATTCTGGGCTGTGTATGAAGCCTGTTCACAGCAGATGCCCAAGCGTGTCGCACTGGTATTTTCGCTGCGTGAGGTGATGGGCCTGGAAATCGACGAGATCTGTAAGCGTTTGGAGATCACTTCGACAAATTGTTCGGTGATTCTTTATCGGGCACGTATGAGCCTGCGCTTGTGCCTGGAGAAGAATTGGTTCGGTATCGCTGGGAGGGACGCCTCATGA
- a CDS encoding zf-HC2 domain-containing protein, with amino-acid sequence MMACKEATRLMSQGMDRKLTVAEQVSLKLHLALCQGCRHFNRHIHFIRHAARRMVDRTD; translated from the coding sequence ATGATGGCCTGCAAAGAAGCCACCCGTCTGATGTCGCAAGGCATGGATCGCAAGCTGACCGTGGCTGAACAGGTGAGTTTGAAATTGCACTTGGCTCTTTGCCAAGGCTGCCGCCATTTCAACCGGCACATCCATTTCATCCGTCACGCGGCCCGTCGCATGGTTGATCGAACCGATTGA
- the pulA gene encoding pullulanase-type alpha-1,6-glucosidase: protein MVSTHHLLMQVRPLVAAVALAVGLAGCGGSGSSDGGGSTPPPTQGTATPIAAATMRVHFHRNDGNTADWGVYSWSGPKEPKTSWPQDRIKFTGQDAFGAYVDIPLDVSKSKLEFLVIDGNGNKSCGSDQHAPFASDIATKGQEVWLLEGDCKVYDKQPAFSVGSFANAGAMWLNQTTIAWPGASAGNTYKLYYAAQGGIKATPDGVSGADGEVTLQMVAAGLPDALRQQFPHLAGTTALMISGQDAATDTLKGRLKGQVVIAESNAAGKVIKATSLQTAGVLDSLYANTARTQTLGLSFDANQIPTFALWAPTAKSVKLNVYPENGAPVTVDMVEDRNTGVWRHQAKDASWTNAAYYTYTVEVFSRWADNQVAHNTVTDPYSVSVSANGQKSFVGNLDATALKPTGWDGHAVPALAAPEDISLYELHVRDFSATDTSQPANLRGKYLAFTNTNSNGVKHLRGLQQAGLTHIHLLPVFDIATIDEQGCTETTIPDAPADSDQQQAAVQANKAKDCFNWGYDPHHYNAPEGSYATDVNDAKTRVREFRQMVKALHEQGLRVVMDVVYNHTAEAGQGDKSVLDKIVPGYYYRLDNQGSIFNSTCCSNTAAEHVMMAKLMIDSTKQWAKAYQIDGFRFDIMGHHPLDVINRLKSETDTAAGRELYYYGEAWNFGEVANDQRFKQARQDNMAGTGIGSFNDRLRDAVRGGGCCDSGEALLKSQGYANGIYLDGNGHSSEGKDALLHQADLVKLGLAGTLKDYVLVDKDGKTKRGNELSYFDLKAGYAGDPQETINYVEAHDNQTLFDINAFKLPVGTSKADRVRSQILGSAIVTLSQGIPFYHAGQDILRSKALDRDSYNSGDWFNQLDWTYTNNHFAIGLPVAEKNQENWSLIKPLLTNPLLQMGKDEIETARDVFRDFMTIRQSSTLFRLRTGDDVKNRLSFFNVGPDQVPGVIVAHLDGVGYAGANFKRIVTVVNPDKTARAVGADALKGKLLALHPVQSGGRDPLVKTAKFDAAAGVFNIPARTVAVFVEN from the coding sequence ATGGTTTCTACACATCATCTGCTGATGCAGGTACGCCCATTGGTTGCAGCTGTCGCATTGGCTGTCGGGCTGGCTGGATGTGGCGGGAGTGGTTCTTCGGACGGGGGCGGCAGCACGCCACCACCGACGCAGGGTACGGCGACACCGATTGCTGCGGCCACGATGCGTGTGCATTTCCATCGTAATGACGGTAATACCGCTGATTGGGGCGTGTACTCGTGGAGCGGGCCCAAGGAGCCCAAAACGAGCTGGCCGCAGGATCGGATCAAATTCACCGGCCAGGATGCATTCGGTGCCTATGTCGATATCCCCTTGGATGTGAGTAAATCCAAGCTGGAGTTTCTGGTGATCGATGGCAATGGCAACAAAAGTTGCGGTAGCGATCAGCACGCGCCGTTTGCCAGCGATATCGCAACCAAAGGCCAGGAGGTCTGGTTGCTTGAGGGTGACTGCAAAGTCTACGATAAGCAGCCCGCCTTCAGCGTAGGCAGCTTTGCCAATGCCGGGGCCATGTGGCTGAACCAGACCACCATTGCCTGGCCCGGTGCGTCTGCTGGTAACACCTATAAGCTTTACTACGCAGCACAGGGCGGCATCAAAGCCACGCCCGATGGCGTGAGCGGCGCAGATGGTGAGGTGACATTGCAAATGGTCGCCGCTGGCCTACCAGATGCATTGCGTCAGCAATTCCCGCACCTGGCGGGCACCACCGCCCTGATGATATCTGGGCAGGATGCCGCGACGGACACCTTGAAAGGCCGCCTGAAAGGGCAGGTGGTGATTGCGGAGTCCAATGCAGCAGGTAAAGTCATCAAGGCCACCTCATTGCAGACGGCTGGGGTGTTGGACAGCCTGTATGCTAATACAGCCCGCACGCAGACCTTGGGCCTGAGCTTCGATGCCAATCAGATCCCAACTTTTGCGCTATGGGCGCCCACCGCCAAGTCGGTCAAGTTGAATGTCTACCCTGAAAATGGTGCGCCGGTGACCGTGGACATGGTTGAAGACCGCAACACCGGCGTCTGGCGTCATCAAGCCAAAGATGCCAGTTGGACGAATGCAGCCTATTACACCTACACTGTCGAAGTGTTCAGCCGCTGGGCAGACAATCAGGTTGCCCATAACACGGTGACCGATCCTTACTCGGTGAGTGTGTCTGCCAACGGGCAGAAGAGCTTCGTAGGCAATCTCGACGCTACCGCATTGAAGCCCACAGGCTGGGATGGTCACGCAGTGCCTGCGTTGGCGGCACCAGAGGATATTTCGCTATACGAGCTGCATGTGCGGGATTTCTCTGCCACTGATACAAGTCAGCCCGCCAATCTGCGTGGCAAATACCTGGCCTTCACCAACACGAACAGCAATGGCGTGAAGCACCTGCGTGGTCTGCAACAAGCAGGTCTGACCCACATCCACCTGTTGCCGGTGTTTGATATCGCCACCATCGACGAGCAGGGATGTACCGAGACAACCATCCCCGATGCGCCTGCAGATTCCGACCAGCAACAAGCCGCTGTGCAGGCCAACAAAGCCAAGGACTGCTTCAACTGGGGCTACGACCCGCATCATTACAATGCGCCGGAGGGCAGCTATGCCACGGATGTCAATGATGCCAAGACCCGTGTGCGGGAATTCCGACAGATGGTGAAAGCCCTACATGAACAAGGTCTGCGGGTCGTGATGGACGTGGTCTACAACCACACCGCTGAGGCCGGGCAGGGAGATAAATCGGTGCTGGACAAGATTGTGCCTGGCTATTACTACCGGCTTGATAACCAAGGCAGCATTTTCAATTCCACCTGCTGCTCCAATACTGCCGCCGAGCATGTGATGATGGCCAAGTTGATGATCGATTCGACCAAGCAGTGGGCCAAGGCTTACCAGATCGACGGATTCCGCTTCGACATCATGGGTCACCACCCATTGGATGTGATCAACCGGCTCAAAAGCGAGACTGACACAGCAGCTGGGCGTGAGCTGTATTACTACGGTGAAGCCTGGAATTTCGGTGAAGTGGCCAATGACCAACGCTTCAAGCAAGCACGCCAGGACAACATGGCTGGTACGGGCATCGGCTCCTTCAATGATCGCCTGCGTGATGCGGTACGTGGCGGAGGCTGCTGCGACTCAGGCGAGGCATTGTTGAAGAGCCAGGGCTACGCCAATGGTATCTATCTGGATGGCAATGGCCATAGCAGTGAAGGCAAGGATGCCCTGTTGCATCAGGCTGACCTGGTGAAGTTGGGCTTGGCCGGCACCCTGAAAGACTATGTGCTGGTGGACAAGGATGGCAAAACCAAGCGTGGCAACGAGCTGTCATATTTCGACCTGAAAGCAGGCTACGCTGGCGACCCACAAGAAACCATCAATTATGTTGAGGCGCATGATAACCAGACTCTGTTCGACATCAACGCATTCAAACTGCCGGTCGGTACCAGCAAGGCTGATCGGGTGAGATCGCAGATCCTTGGCTCAGCAATTGTCACCTTGTCACAAGGCATCCCGTTCTACCATGCAGGCCAGGACATCCTACGTTCAAAAGCCCTGGATCGAGACAGCTATAACTCGGGTGATTGGTTCAACCAACTGGATTGGACATATACCAACAATCACTTTGCGATTGGCTTGCCAGTTGCAGAAAAGAATCAGGAGAACTGGTCATTGATCAAGCCGCTGCTGACCAATCCCCTATTGCAGATGGGTAAGGATGAGATTGAAACCGCACGCGATGTGTTCCGCGATTTCATGACCATCCGGCAAAGCAGTACCTTGTTCCGTCTGCGTACAGGTGATGATGTCAAGAACCGGTTGAGCTTCTTTAACGTCGGGCCGGACCAAGTGCCGGGTGTGATTGTCGCCCACCTGGATGGTGTGGGCTATGCCGGGGCCAATTTCAAGCGGATCGTCACAGTCGTCAACCCAGACAAAACTGCACGTGCAGTGGGCGCCGATGCGCTGAAAGGCAAGCTGTTGGCCTTGCACCCCGTGCAATCCGGCGGACGTGACCCATTGGTCAAAACGGCCAAGTTTGACGCCGCCGCAGGTGTATTCAACATCCCTGCCCGGACAGTGGCTGTATTTGTCGAAAACTAA
- the rarD gene encoding EamA family transporter RarD: protein MPQQSRLGLLFAFGAYFCWGLFPLYWKPLQHVPALEILAHRVAWSLLLLAGVLTIRRHWSWLDGAVRTPRVLGGFLASSVLLSVNWFIYIWAVNAGHVVESSLGYFINPLISVLLGSLVLHERLRTAQLLAVSIAALGVIWLTVSLGKLPWIALALAVSFGMYGLLRKVASLGSLEGLSLETMLIGGPAVGFLLWSEWQGSGHFAHVDAFTNAMLLGSGVVTAIPLLLFGAGARQLTLTTLGLMQYIAPTLQFLIGVFVYHEPFNQDKLVGFGLIWLALLLFSGEGLWRSRKLAMAG, encoded by the coding sequence GTGCCTCAACAATCCCGACTTGGTTTGCTGTTTGCGTTTGGTGCCTATTTCTGTTGGGGATTGTTCCCGCTCTATTGGAAGCCCCTTCAGCACGTTCCTGCACTCGAAATATTGGCCCATCGGGTGGCATGGTCGCTCTTGCTGCTGGCTGGGGTGCTGACGATCCGTCGGCATTGGTCGTGGCTTGACGGTGCGGTGCGTACGCCCAGGGTGCTGGGGGGCTTCCTCGCCTCGTCGGTTTTGCTGTCCGTGAACTGGTTCATCTACATCTGGGCAGTCAACGCGGGGCATGTGGTCGAAAGCAGCCTGGGTTATTTCATCAACCCACTGATCAGCGTACTGCTGGGCAGTCTGGTGCTGCATGAGCGTCTTCGTACCGCACAGCTGTTGGCGGTGTCGATCGCAGCACTCGGCGTCATCTGGCTTACCGTTTCCTTGGGCAAGCTCCCTTGGATTGCATTGGCGCTGGCAGTTTCATTCGGCATGTATGGGTTATTGCGTAAGGTGGCCAGTCTGGGCTCGCTGGAGGGGTTATCCCTGGAGACTATGTTGATCGGCGGGCCCGCAGTTGGGTTCTTGCTATGGTCGGAGTGGCAGGGCAGCGGGCATTTTGCCCATGTTGATGCCTTCACCAATGCCATGCTGCTGGGGTCGGGGGTGGTGACTGCCATACCATTGCTGTTGTTTGGGGCTGGGGCCCGCCAGCTGACGCTTACAACACTGGGGTTGATGCAGTACATTGCGCCGACATTGCAATTCCTGATCGGGGTGTTTGTCTATCACGAGCCCTTCAATCAAGATAAATTGGTGGGTTTTGGTTTGATCTGGCTGGCTTTGCTGCTATTCAGCGGCGAAGGGCTCTGGCGTAGCCGAAAACTGGCGATGGCGGGCTGA
- a CDS encoding ABC transporter transmembrane domain-containing protein gives MSTSAPASDKFTPLLGLLPFLKPYATKWVWAGLALMIAAGATLSLPVAFKYLIDLGFAPANRGHIDQYFLALFLVSVVLAGATALRFYFVSWLGERVTADVRRAVYDHVLGMSPQFFETTQTGEVLSRLTADTTLIQTVVGTSLSMGLRNALLLIGGLVMLTVTSPMLSAYILITLLVVILPILLFGRRVRRLSKASQDRIADASALAGEILNAMPTVQAFTQEPNERQRFGHSVETAFLAALSRVKARAWLTVVVIVMVFAAIVFVLWLGAQAVLAGRMTAGELSQFILYAVVTAGAIGAIAEVWGDLQRAAGATERLLQLLAAVPPVQSPRQPLALPTDGDGIQLDHVHFTYPSRPNTPALQQFSLHIRPGEHVALVGPSGAGKTTLFQLLLRFYDPQQGSIHINGVDTRQLALADLRRHIGIVLQDTVIFAGSVFDNIRFGRADATIEEIRHAAELAAAADFIEALPDGYDTFLGERGVRLSGGQRQRIAIARAILKNPPILLLDEATSALDAASERQVQLALDNAAKSRTTLVIAHRLATVQQSDRIIVLDGGRIVAEGTHQSLLSSSPLYAELAALQFGESARQNIVQ, from the coding sequence ATGTCCACATCCGCCCCCGCCTCTGACAAGTTTACGCCGTTGCTGGGCTTGCTGCCGTTTCTCAAGCCCTATGCAACAAAATGGGTCTGGGCAGGCCTGGCCCTGATGATCGCCGCTGGTGCCACGCTCAGCCTGCCGGTGGCATTCAAATACCTGATCGATCTGGGCTTTGCCCCCGCCAATCGTGGCCATATCGATCAATATTTTCTGGCCCTGTTCCTGGTGTCGGTGGTATTGGCAGGGGCTACCGCGCTGCGATTCTATTTTGTGTCTTGGCTGGGTGAGCGGGTCACAGCCGACGTGCGCCGTGCCGTATACGACCATGTCCTGGGCATGAGCCCACAGTTTTTCGAAACCACGCAGACTGGCGAGGTGCTCTCCCGCCTGACCGCAGACACCACGCTCATCCAGACCGTTGTCGGCACCAGCCTGTCCATGGGCCTACGCAATGCGCTATTGCTGATCGGCGGGCTGGTCATGCTGACCGTGACCAGCCCCATGTTGTCGGCCTACATTTTGATCACGTTGTTGGTCGTGATTCTGCCGATTCTGCTGTTCGGGCGACGGGTTCGTCGCTTGTCAAAAGCCAGCCAGGACAGGATTGCCGACGCCAGCGCCCTGGCCGGTGAAATCCTGAATGCCATGCCGACAGTACAGGCATTCACACAAGAGCCAAACGAGCGGCAACGCTTTGGGCATTCGGTCGAGACTGCCTTTCTCGCCGCGCTGAGCCGGGTCAAGGCACGGGCCTGGCTGACCGTCGTGGTCATCGTGATGGTCTTCGCCGCCATCGTCTTTGTGCTATGGCTGGGGGCGCAGGCGGTACTTGCCGGGCGGATGACGGCAGGCGAGCTGTCTCAATTCATTCTGTATGCGGTTGTCACGGCGGGGGCGATCGGCGCCATCGCTGAGGTCTGGGGCGACCTGCAACGGGCAGCAGGCGCCACCGAGCGCCTGTTGCAATTGCTCGCAGCGGTGCCACCCGTCCAGTCCCCCCGCCAGCCACTTGCCCTGCCGACAGATGGGGACGGCATCCAGCTGGATCACGTCCACTTTACCTACCCATCCCGCCCGAATACCCCCGCATTGCAGCAGTTTTCCTTACACATTCGCCCTGGGGAGCATGTAGCTCTGGTCGGCCCATCGGGCGCGGGCAAAACGACCCTGTTCCAGCTGTTGCTGCGCTTTTATGACCCACAACAGGGCAGCATCCACATCAATGGCGTCGATACACGACAACTCGCCCTGGCCGATCTACGGCGCCATATCGGCATCGTGCTGCAAGACACGGTGATCTTTGCTGGCAGTGTCTTCGACAACATCCGTTTTGGTCGGGCCGATGCCACCATAGAGGAGATCAGACACGCAGCCGAGCTGGCCGCAGCAGCCGATTTCATCGAGGCGCTGCCCGATGGCTATGACACGTTCCTGGGTGAGCGGGGGGTTCGATTGTCCGGAGGACAGCGCCAACGCATCGCCATTGCCCGCGCCATCTTGAAAAACCCGCCCATCTTGCTGCTGGACGAGGCCACCAGCGCGCTCGATGCCGCTAGCGAACGTCAGGTTCAACTGGCTTTGGACAATGCCGCCAAATCAAGAACGACACTGGTGATCGCCCACCGGTTGGCGACCGTGCAGCAGTCAGACCGTATCATTGTGCTGGATGGAGGACGGATCGTAGCTGAGGGCACCCACCAAAGCCTGCTGTCCAGCTCGCCACTCTATGCCGAATTAGCTGCCCTGCAATTCGGTGAATCCGCCAGGCAAAATATTGTTCAATAA
- a CDS encoding efflux RND transporter periplasmic adaptor subunit, whose translation MKRKTTVIVLLLAAGVASGLIYRHTHQQTGHAKADKGGKPTARVVVAPVQVADVPIEMEATGTVTPLQMVDVKPQLAGVVKKVAVKEGQYVAVGEVLFLLDDDAERTVLSRAKAQLAKDQAQLIDAERTLERNRSLARDGFLSPSMADTAQSNVDGLKAAVAADNAAIEAAQVDVSRKTIRAAIAGRVGSVSVFPGSVVQPGMANAMVTLVQMSPTTISFTLPESSLPQVMQAQAVSPLAVDAYLSGQTQPVSHGRLVFLDNTVDTRSGTIRAKAEFENQEKTLWPGTYTRIKLSLGKRTGAMVIPVAGVQTGPEQRFAYVLQADQTVKAKPLTLVSIQHDQAVVEGLSAGDSVVVAGGQNLKPGDKVKTSEGKGGERAGSPRLPEKS comes from the coding sequence ATGAAAAGAAAAACGACTGTCATTGTGTTGCTATTGGCGGCTGGCGTGGCCAGCGGCCTGATATATCGCCATACCCACCAACAAACCGGCCATGCCAAGGCCGACAAAGGTGGTAAGCCCACCGCGAGGGTCGTTGTTGCGCCCGTACAGGTGGCGGATGTGCCGATTGAGATGGAGGCAACCGGGACCGTGACGCCTTTGCAAATGGTGGATGTCAAACCGCAATTGGCTGGTGTGGTGAAAAAGGTGGCGGTGAAAGAGGGGCAATACGTCGCGGTGGGCGAGGTGTTGTTCCTGCTGGATGATGATGCCGAGCGGACGGTACTGAGCCGGGCAAAGGCGCAGTTGGCCAAGGATCAAGCGCAATTGATCGATGCTGAGCGGACGCTGGAACGCAATCGGTCATTGGCGCGTGATGGCTTTTTGTCACCCAGCATGGCAGATACGGCACAGAGCAATGTCGATGGCCTGAAGGCTGCAGTGGCTGCGGACAACGCCGCGATCGAGGCGGCACAAGTCGATGTCAGCCGTAAGACCATCCGTGCTGCCATTGCTGGCCGGGTGGGCAGTGTCAGTGTGTTCCCTGGCAGCGTGGTGCAGCCCGGTATGGCCAATGCGATGGTGACCTTGGTGCAGATGTCGCCTACCACTATCAGCTTCACCCTGCCGGAAAGCAGCTTGCCGCAGGTGATGCAGGCTCAGGCTGTATCGCCCCTGGCGGTGGATGCCTACCTGTCTGGGCAGACTCAGCCCGTTTCGCATGGTCGGCTGGTGTTTCTGGACAATACGGTTGATACCCGTAGCGGCACGATCCGGGCCAAGGCCGAGTTCGAGAACCAGGAAAAGACGCTATGGCCTGGGACCTACACTCGGATCAAGCTGTCGTTGGGTAAGCGGACTGGTGCGATGGTGATCCCGGTGGCGGGTGTGCAGACTGGGCCAGAGCAGCGTTTTGCCTATGTGCTGCAAGCAGATCAGACTGTCAAGGCCAAGCCGCTCACGCTGGTATCCATCCAACATGATCAGGCAGTCGTAGAGGGATTGAGCGCAGGTGATTCTGTTGTGGTTGCCGGTGGGCAGAATCTCAAACCGGGTGACAAAGTGAAGACCAGCGAGGGTAAAGGTGGTGAGCGGGCTGGCTCACCCCGCTTGCCGGAAAAGTCGTAA
- a CDS encoding 4Fe-4S binding protein yields MPDCSSFTCSPAPLTRPARFARWMRDHSSLIRRIQWGVVAVYLFLIIVPALRPLPDDHARILNDLTTFAQFLFWGIWWPFVLVSMLLIGRSWCGVFCPEGALSEWASQHGRGGAVPKWAKWGGWPFVAFCLTTIYGQLVSVYQYPKAALLVLGGSTVAAMAIGLFYGKGKRVWCRHLCPVSGVFGLLAKLSPVYMRVDRQRWQHTSTGRVIPINCAPLVDIRRMQGASDCHLCGRCAGHRDAVELVARRPNAEITSASSPTPSAWELVLLVYGLLGVAIGAFQWTNSTWFIAAKQGMAEWLIERDILWPLNDNAPWWLLTHYPERNDSFSWLDGGMIVAYILAVAIILGSWILLWLTISAACQQGPLKDRLLRTSDTLIPMAACGVFLGLSALTASLLKAEHLSMLWLGPTRAALLGLATLWSAWLLWKQTQPQPMIHRILAWLAVSPAWAGVLYSWILLFWLW; encoded by the coding sequence ATGCCTGATTGTTCTTCGTTTACCTGCTCGCCCGCCCCGTTGACACGACCTGCCCGTTTCGCACGCTGGATGCGGGATCACAGCAGCCTGATCCGGCGCATTCAATGGGGAGTGGTCGCCGTATACCTGTTTCTGATCATTGTCCCTGCGCTGCGCCCGCTGCCTGACGATCACGCTCGTATCCTGAACGACTTGACCACCTTTGCGCAGTTCCTGTTCTGGGGGATCTGGTGGCCCTTTGTGTTGGTATCGATGTTGCTGATCGGTCGAAGCTGGTGTGGCGTTTTCTGCCCAGAGGGGGCATTGAGCGAGTGGGCCAGCCAGCATGGGCGGGGCGGAGCGGTACCAAAGTGGGCTAAATGGGGAGGCTGGCCTTTCGTCGCATTTTGTCTGACCACCATCTACGGCCAATTGGTCAGTGTGTATCAATACCCCAAGGCAGCCCTATTGGTGCTGGGTGGCTCGACCGTGGCGGCCATGGCGATCGGCTTGTTTTACGGCAAGGGTAAACGGGTCTGGTGCCGACATCTCTGCCCAGTCAGCGGCGTATTTGGTCTGCTGGCCAAGCTGTCACCGGTATACATGCGGGTGGATCGCCAGCGCTGGCAGCACACATCCACCGGGCGCGTCATCCCGATCAATTGTGCGCCGCTGGTGGATATCCGCCGCATGCAAGGCGCGTCGGACTGCCACCTCTGCGGGCGCTGTGCCGGTCATCGCGATGCAGTGGAGCTGGTGGCGCGGCGGCCCAATGCCGAAATCACGTCCGCATCCAGCCCTACCCCTAGCGCATGGGAGCTGGTGTTGTTGGTCTACGGCCTGCTTGGTGTCGCAATTGGTGCCTTCCAGTGGACGAATAGCACCTGGTTCATTGCCGCCAAACAAGGTATGGCCGAGTGGCTGATCGAGCGCGACATCCTATGGCCATTGAACGACAACGCGCCATGGTGGCTGTTGACCCACTATCCTGAGCGCAATGACTCATTCAGCTGGCTGGATGGCGGCATGATCGTTGCTTATATCCTGGCGGTGGCCATCATATTGGGTAGCTGGATTCTGTTATGGCTGACGATCAGCGCAGCCTGCCAGCAGGGGCCACTGAAAGACCGCCTGTTGCGTACATCGGACACGCTGATTCCCATGGCGGCTTGTGGCGTGTTCTTAGGCCTATCCGCCCTGACGGCGTCGCTCCTGAAAGCAGAGCACCTGTCGATGCTGTGGCTAGGCCCCACCCGCGCGGCCCTGCTGGGCCTGGCGACACTGTGGTCGGCTTGGCTGCTATGGAAGCAGACCCAACCACAACCGATGATCCATCGCATCCTGGCCTGGTTGGCCGTTTCCCCAGCCTGGGCAGGCGTCTTATACAGCTGGATACTGTTGTTCTGGTTATGGTGA
- a CDS encoding FTR1 family iron permease, whose translation MGNALFIIWRESAEAMLVVGILYAWLKRQPDGHKGMRYLWGGVAAGVGLALVLAALMLGMMQWLSADSMEYFQLGMVTVAALLIMQMVLWMRRHGRTLKRDLEQGLQQNLETANWWGMLTVVALAVGRESAETVVFLYGVGLEQQSLASTLQVIAIGLLLASVTFWLLQKGGRWLSWQAFFRVSELLLLLLAGGLLVNAAEKMMNFGWLPPLIDPVWDSSALLDDSTSAGNFIATLTGYRAHPALSVLLAYLTYWLAMWGLMRRTNR comes from the coding sequence ATGGGTAATGCACTGTTCATCATCTGGCGTGAGTCCGCCGAGGCGATGCTGGTGGTGGGTATTTTGTATGCCTGGTTGAAGCGTCAACCGGACGGCCATAAGGGCATGCGTTACTTGTGGGGCGGGGTAGCCGCTGGCGTTGGCTTGGCGCTGGTCCTGGCGGCGCTGATGCTGGGGATGATGCAATGGCTTTCGGCGGACAGCATGGAGTATTTCCAGCTGGGCATGGTCACCGTAGCTGCCTTGCTGATCATGCAGATGGTGCTGTGGATGCGGCGCCATGGCCGCACACTCAAACGCGACCTGGAACAGGGCTTGCAACAGAATCTGGAAACAGCCAACTGGTGGGGCATGCTGACGGTAGTCGCCTTGGCGGTGGGCCGTGAAAGCGCTGAGACTGTCGTGTTTTTGTATGGTGTCGGGCTGGAGCAGCAAAGCCTGGCCAGCACGCTACAGGTAATTGCCATTGGCCTGCTCTTGGCGAGCGTCACCTTCTGGCTGCTACAGAAAGGTGGCCGCTGGCTATCCTGGCAGGCGTTCTTCCGGGTGTCAGAGCTGTTATTGCTACTGCTCGCCGGCGGGCTGCTGGTCAATGCTGCCGAGAAGATGATGAATTTTGGGTGGCTACCACCGCTGATCGACCCCGTCTGGGACAGCTCTGCTCTGCTGGATGACAGCACCAGCGCCGGCAATTTCATTGCCACGCTGACTGGCTATCGTGCCCACCCTGCGCTGTCTGTGCTGCTGGCCTACCTCACCTACTGGCTGGCCATGTGGGGGTTGATGCGGCGTACCAATCGTTGA